Proteins encoded within one genomic window of Lactococcus garvieae:
- the rplE gene encoding 50S ribosomal protein L5: MTNRLKEKYSNEVVPALTEKFGYTSIMAVPKVEKIVLNMGVGDAVSNSKNLDKAVAELALISGQKPLITKAKKSIAAFRLREGQAIGAKVTLRGERMYEFLDKLVTVSLPRVRDFHGVSNKAFDGRGNYTLGVKEQLIFPEISYDDVDKVRGLDVVIVTTANTDEESHELLAKLGMPFAK; the protein is encoded by the coding sequence ATGACTAATCGTTTAAAAGAAAAATACTCTAACGAAGTAGTACCAGCATTGACTGAAAAATTCGGTTACACTTCAATCATGGCAGTGCCAAAAGTTGAAAAAATCGTGCTTAACATGGGTGTTGGGGATGCAGTAAGCAACTCTAAAAACCTTGATAAAGCCGTTGCTGAATTGGCTTTGATTTCTGGTCAAAAACCATTGATTACTAAAGCTAAGAAATCAATCGCGGCTTTCCGTCTTCGTGAAGGTCAAGCTATCGGTGCGAAAGTAACTCTTCGTGGCGAACGTATGTACGAATTTTTGGACAAACTCGTAACTGTTTCTCTTCCACGTGTACGTGATTTCCATGGTGTATCAAACAAAGCGTTTGATGGACGCGGAAACTACACACTTGGTGTGAAAGAACAATTGATCTTCCCAGAAATCTCATACGATGATGTTGACAAAGTACGTGGTTTGGATGTTGTTATTGTAACAACTGCTAACACTGACGAAGAATCACATGAATTGCTTGCTAAACTTGGCATGCCGTTTGCTAAATAA
- a CDS encoding type Z 30S ribosomal protein S14, with protein MAKKSMVVKNQRPAKFSTQAYTRCERCGRPHSVYRKFKLCRICLRELAYKGQLPGVKKASW; from the coding sequence ATGGCTAAGAAGTCTATGGTTGTTAAAAACCAACGCCCTGCAAAATTCTCAACGCAAGCCTACACTCGTTGCGAACGCTGCGGACGCCCACATTCAGTTTACCGCAAATTTAAACTTTGCCGTATCTGTCTTCGTGAGTTGGCTTATAAAGGTCAACTTCCAGGCGTTAAGAAAGCATCTTGGTAA
- a CDS encoding Na/Pi cotransporter family protein has protein sequence MTIYDIFFLLGGLGLFLYGMSLMSEGLSLIAGSKLKNILGKLTRNKWLGAFFGFLVTMVIQSSTATTMMVMGFIDSSLMTLTQGTGVIMGANAGTTLTGILFTFNIQDIVPFVIFIGTIATLFVKRKTFNHMGMILLGFGLLFLGLNLMSSSMMPLRESTLMMDLFTHTQMPLVGLLVGFTVTALIQSSTASVGILLTMVAAGIVADLHQAIFILYGFNAGTVVTTLIASIRSNTATKQAAMVHVLFNAIGALIFTLFTILPFGFVNLIQSMSDNIALQLVYAHIIFNTATMLILLPVSKYIVQMARKMVKTGPEDNKQFKLHFIDRRLIYSPEIEVEHIVKETERTFELIYEDFKQATNYKLLHSESEKTQLLANELLVEYLFKEINKALVNVNTVKLKDEYAITVGICYKIINYLLQIEGYSKDIAYIMKRYEKIKKSSLEGEVAIHLVMEAIIPLIDRMLLQTYNFFGDKEYREGKQLLQDIEKLDQEILNLTQTNRDLLRADFEDIRILNNLRRIGTDLVSIATVLEYKT, from the coding sequence ATGACTATCTATGATATCTTCTTTTTACTAGGAGGTTTAGGCTTATTTTTATACGGTATGAGTTTGATGAGTGAAGGGCTAAGTTTAATAGCCGGATCCAAGTTGAAAAATATCTTAGGTAAATTAACACGTAATAAATGGTTAGGTGCTTTTTTTGGTTTTTTGGTAACAATGGTAATTCAAAGCTCGACTGCCACCACGATGATGGTTATGGGCTTTATTGATTCATCGCTGATGACCTTAACACAGGGTACAGGGGTTATCATGGGTGCAAACGCAGGTACAACTCTAACCGGGATATTATTTACTTTTAATATCCAAGATATTGTGCCATTTGTGATTTTTATCGGCACTATTGCTACTCTTTTTGTTAAACGTAAAACTTTTAATCACATGGGAATGATTCTTTTAGGGTTTGGGCTTTTATTTCTGGGGTTAAATCTTATGAGTTCTTCGATGATGCCCTTGCGGGAATCTACGCTGATGATGGATTTGTTTACTCATACTCAGATGCCGTTGGTTGGTTTACTTGTAGGTTTTACTGTAACCGCGTTAATCCAAAGTTCGACTGCTTCAGTGGGGATATTACTCACCATGGTAGCAGCAGGAATAGTGGCTGATCTTCATCAAGCTATCTTTATCTTATATGGCTTCAACGCTGGAACAGTGGTGACAACACTCATAGCTTCAATACGCAGTAACACAGCGACTAAACAAGCGGCGATGGTCCATGTTTTATTTAATGCGATTGGTGCTTTAATATTTACTTTATTTACAATATTGCCTTTTGGGTTTGTTAATCTAATACAGAGTATGTCAGATAATATTGCACTACAACTTGTGTATGCACATATTATCTTTAACACTGCAACGATGTTAATTTTACTTCCAGTTTCTAAATACATTGTGCAAATGGCACGGAAGATGGTAAAAACAGGTCCAGAAGACAATAAGCAATTCAAGCTACATTTTATTGATCGTCGCTTGATTTATTCACCGGAAATTGAAGTTGAGCATATAGTGAAAGAAACAGAAAGAACCTTTGAACTCATCTATGAGGATTTTAAACAAGCCACTAACTATAAGCTTTTGCATTCTGAAAGTGAAAAAACACAGCTCCTTGCTAACGAGCTACTGGTGGAATATTTGTTTAAAGAAATAAACAAGGCTCTCGTCAATGTCAATACTGTGAAGCTAAAAGATGAATATGCTATTACGGTTGGAATCTGTTATAAAATCATCAATTATCTTCTGCAAATTGAAGGTTATTCCAAAGACATCGCATATATTATGAAGCGTTATGAAAAGATAAAGAAAAGCTCTCTAGAAGGAGAAGTAGCAATACATCTCGTTATGGAAGCAATTATTCCACTGATTGATAGAATGCTGCTACAGACATACAACTTCTTTGGAGATAAGGAATATAGGGAAGGTAAGCAGCTCTTGCAAGATATAGAAAAATTAGATCAAGAGATACTTAATCTCACCCAAACCAATCGAGATTTGTTAAGAGCAGACTTTGAAGACATTCGGATTTTAAATAACTTGAGAAGAATCGGGACAGATCTAGTGAGTATAGCAACGGTACTAGAATATAAAACTTAA
- the rpsH gene encoding 30S ribosomal protein S8: MVMTDPIADFLTRIRNGNMRRFEVVEAPASKIKREIAEILKAEGYVKDVEYVEDNKQGVIRVFLKYGKNNEKVITNLKRISKPGLRVYVKSDEVPRVLNGLGTAIISTSEGVVTDKAARSKNIGGEVLAYIW; this comes from the coding sequence ATGGTAATGACAGACCCAATTGCAGACTTCCTCACACGTATCCGTAACGGAAACATGCGTCGTTTTGAAGTTGTTGAAGCACCTGCTTCAAAAATCAAACGTGAAATCGCAGAAATCCTCAAAGCTGAAGGTTATGTGAAAGACGTTGAATACGTTGAAGATAACAAACAAGGTGTTATTCGTGTATTCTTGAAATACGGAAAAAACAACGAAAAAGTTATCACTAACTTGAAACGTATCTCTAAACCAGGTCTCCGTGTTTACGTGAAATCTGATGAAGTACCACGCGTTCTTAACGGTCTTGGTACAGCAATCATCTCAACTTCTGAAGGCGTTGTAACTGATAAAGCAGCACGCTCTAAGAACATCGGTGGTGAAGTTCTCGCTTACATCTGGTAA
- the rplF gene encoding 50S ribosomal protein L6, translated as MSRIGNKVVVLPAGVTVEQNGATVTVKGPKGELTRTFAEAITMEINGSEVTFKRPDDSKEMKTIHGTTRANFNNMVVGVSEGFRKELEMIGVGYRAQLQGSKLVLAVGKSHPDEVEAPEGITFEVPDATHINVSGSDKEVVGQTAAYIRSRRSPEPYKGKGIRYVGEFVRRKEGKTGK; from the coding sequence ATGTCACGTATTGGTAATAAAGTCGTTGTTTTACCAGCTGGTGTAACAGTTGAACAAAACGGCGCAACAGTAACAGTTAAAGGCCCTAAAGGCGAATTGACTCGTACATTTGCAGAAGCAATCACAATGGAAATCAATGGATCTGAAGTAACATTCAAACGTCCAGATGATTCTAAAGAAATGAAAACTATCCACGGAACAACTCGTGCGAACTTCAACAACATGGTTGTTGGTGTAAGCGAAGGTTTCCGTAAAGAACTCGAAATGATCGGGGTTGGTTACCGTGCACAACTTCAAGGTTCAAAACTTGTATTGGCTGTTGGTAAATCTCACCCAGACGAAGTTGAAGCTCCAGAAGGAATCACTTTCGAAGTTCCAGATGCTACACACATCAACGTTTCAGGTTCAGATAAAGAAGTTGTTGGTCAAACAGCAGCTTACATCCGTAGCCGTCGTTCACCAGAACCTTATAAAGGTAAAGGTATTCGTTATGTTGGCGAATTTGTACGTCGTAAAGAAGGTAAAACTGGTAAATAA
- the rplR gene encoding 50S ribosomal protein L18, translated as MISKPDKNKLRQKRHIRVRGKISGTAETPRLNVFRSNTNIYAQVIDDEAAVTLASASSLKLTGTKTEQAAEVGKLVAEAAKAKGVEAVVFDRGGYLYHGRIQALAEAAREAGLKF; from the coding sequence GTGATTTCTAAACCAGATAAAAACAAACTCCGTCAAAAACGCCACATTCGCGTTCGCGGAAAAATCTCAGGTACTGCTGAGACTCCACGTTTGAACGTTTTCCGTTCAAACACAAACATTTATGCACAAGTTATTGATGACGAAGCAGCTGTAACACTTGCATCTGCATCATCACTCAAATTAACTGGTACTAAAACAGAACAAGCTGCTGAAGTTGGTAAACTTGTTGCTGAAGCTGCTAAAGCTAAAGGTGTTGAAGCAGTTGTATTTGACCGCGGTGGTTATCTCTATCACGGACGTATCCAAGCACTTGCAGAAGCTGCACGTGAAGCTGGATTGAAATTCTAA
- the rpsE gene encoding 30S ribosomal protein S5, translated as MARNEEVKEFEERVVGINRVTKVVKGGRRLRFAALVVVGDRNGRVGFGTGKAQEVPEAIRKAIEAAKKNIVTVPMVGTTVPHEVLGVFGGGKILIKPAVEGSGVAAGGAVRAVLELAGVADVTSKSLGSNTAINVVRATVEGLQQLKRAEEVAELRGKSVSDLA; from the coding sequence ATGGCTAGAAACGAAGAAGTTAAAGAATTCGAAGAACGCGTTGTTGGTATCAACCGCGTTACTAAAGTTGTTAAAGGTGGACGTCGTCTCCGCTTTGCTGCACTTGTTGTAGTTGGTGACCGTAACGGTCGTGTAGGTTTTGGTACTGGTAAAGCTCAAGAAGTTCCAGAAGCAATCCGTAAAGCTATCGAAGCAGCTAAGAAAAACATCGTGACTGTTCCTATGGTAGGAACTACTGTACCTCACGAAGTACTTGGTGTATTCGGCGGTGGTAAAATCCTTATCAAACCAGCTGTAGAAGGTTCTGGAGTTGCCGCAGGTGGTGCTGTTCGTGCCGTCCTCGAACTCGCAGGTGTTGCTGACGTAACATCAAAATCATTAGGTTCAAACACAGCAATCAACGTTGTTCGCGCAACTGTTGAAGGTTTGCAACAATTGAAACGCGCTGAAGAAGTTGCGGAACTCCGCGGCAAATCAGTAAGCGATTTGGCATAA
- the rpmD gene encoding 50S ribosomal protein L30, whose translation MAQIKITLVKSPIGRIPAQRKTVVALGLGKLGSSVVKEDNAALRGMANSISHLVTIEEVK comes from the coding sequence ATGGCTCAAATCAAAATTACATTGGTAAAATCACCAATCGGCCGTATCCCTGCACAACGTAAAACTGTTGTTGCGCTTGGCCTTGGTAAACTTGGTTCATCAGTAGTGAAAGAAGACAATGCAGCACTTCGCGGCATGGCTAACTCAATTTCACACTTGGTAACAATTGAAGAAGTTAAATAA
- a CDS encoding BMP family lipoprotein yields MNKRIFALAAVALASVVVLAGCGGRNTETSHAKTDLKAALVLGNDGVDDRSFNQSAWEGLQSWGKDNGLSKGKGINYFQSNSPAEFTSNFNSAVSGGYNLVFSIGFVLHEATSQAAQNNPDTKFAVIDSVIEGKDNVVSATFADQQSAYLAGVAAAKTSKTNHVGFIGGIKSDVLAAFETGFTAGAKSVSPDIKVDVQYAQSFTDAGKGKTIASAMYASGADVIYQAAGSVGTGLFTEAKNRNETKNEADKVWVIGVDQDQEYLGGYKSKDGKESNFVLVSTVKEVGNAVKDISTRTEKNEFPGGENLKYDLSNGGVTLARDNASDEAWKAVEAAKADIISGKIVVPAK; encoded by the coding sequence ATGAACAAACGAATTTTTGCACTTGCAGCCGTCGCACTTGCATCAGTAGTAGTACTTGCAGGATGTGGAGGACGCAATACAGAAACGTCACATGCGAAAACAGACCTTAAAGCAGCTCTAGTTTTAGGAAATGATGGGGTAGATGATCGCTCATTTAACCAATCAGCCTGGGAAGGTCTCCAATCATGGGGAAAAGACAATGGTCTATCTAAAGGCAAGGGAATCAACTATTTCCAATCAAATTCACCAGCGGAATTTACATCAAATTTTAATTCAGCCGTTTCAGGTGGTTATAATTTAGTCTTTAGTATTGGTTTTGTATTGCATGAAGCTACTTCTCAAGCAGCACAAAATAATCCAGATACAAAATTTGCCGTTATTGATTCTGTAATTGAAGGGAAAGATAATGTCGTTTCTGCTACTTTTGCAGACCAACAATCGGCTTATCTTGCAGGAGTCGCTGCGGCTAAAACAAGTAAAACAAACCATGTTGGCTTCATCGGGGGGATTAAATCAGACGTTCTTGCTGCCTTTGAAACAGGATTTACCGCTGGTGCGAAGTCTGTAAGTCCCGATATCAAAGTTGATGTACAATATGCTCAATCTTTTACAGATGCAGGTAAAGGAAAAACAATTGCTTCTGCAATGTATGCAAGTGGTGCAGATGTAATCTATCAAGCAGCTGGTAGCGTAGGAACAGGCTTGTTCACAGAAGCAAAAAACCGTAATGAAACTAAAAATGAAGCTGATAAAGTATGGGTGATTGGCGTAGACCAAGACCAAGAATATTTAGGCGGATACAAATCGAAAGATGGAAAAGAGTCAAACTTTGTTCTTGTTTCAACAGTTAAAGAAGTTGGAAATGCTGTTAAAGATATCTCAACTCGAACAGAGAAAAATGAATTTCCTGGAGGCGAAAATCTTAAATACGATCTTTCTAATGGTGGTGTGACACTTGCCCGTGATAATGCTTCAGACGAAGCGTGGAAGGCAGTGGAAGCAGCGAAAGCGGATATTATTTCTGGAAAAATCGTAGTGCCAGCAAAATAA
- the rplO gene encoding 50S ribosomal protein L15, with product MKLHEMKAAEGSRKVRNRVGRGTSSGNGKTSGRGQKGQKSRSGGGVRPGFEGGQTELFRRLPKRGFTNVNRKEYAIVNLDTLNRLGDGAEVTAETLVAAKIIKDVKSGIKVLANGELTVKNLKVNVAKASATAKAAIEAAGGSVEILEAK from the coding sequence ATGAAACTTCATGAAATGAAAGCTGCTGAAGGCAGCCGTAAAGTTCGCAACCGCGTAGGTCGTGGTACTTCATCTGGTAACGGTAAAACATCTGGTCGTGGACAAAAAGGTCAAAAATCACGTTCAGGTGGTGGCGTACGTCCAGGTTTTGAAGGTGGACAAACAGAATTGTTCCGTCGTCTTCCAAAACGCGGATTTACTAACGTAAACCGTAAAGAATACGCAATCGTAAACCTTGACACTTTGAACCGTCTTGGTGATGGTGCAGAAGTTACAGCTGAAACACTTGTAGCTGCTAAAATCATTAAAGATGTTAAATCTGGTATCAAAGTTCTTGCTAACGGCGAATTGACAGTTAAAAACCTTAAGGTTAACGTTGCTAAAGCATCTGCTACTGCTAAAGCTGCTATTGAAGCTGCTGGTGGTTCTGTAGAAATTCTTGAAGCAAAATAA
- the secY gene encoding preprotein translocase subunit SecY, which translates to MFFKTLKEAFKIKDVRARIIFTIFILFVFRLGAHITVPGINVENLKALSDLPFLNMMNLVSGNAMQNYSLFAMGVSPYITASIIVQLLQMDILPKFVEWSKQGEIGRRKLNQATRYITLVLAMAQSVGITAGFQAMSSANIVQNPNWQTYLMIGIILTTGSMVVTWMGEQINEKGFGSGISVIIFAGIVSGIPSAIHEVYTEWFVNVRPSQIPMSWVMVGILVIASALIIYFTTFVQQAERKVPIQYTKLTQGAPTSSYLPLRVNPAGVIPVIFAGSITTAPATILQFLQRAQGNNVGWLNTLQSALSYNTWTGMLLYGLLIVLFTFFYSFVQVNPEKMAENLQKQGSYIPSVRPGKGTEKYVSSLLMRLATVGALFLGFISIVPIVAQNIWGLPKIVALGGTSLLILIQVAIQAVKQLEGYLYKKNYKGFMDNPIEN; encoded by the coding sequence ATGTTTTTCAAAACTCTAAAGGAAGCCTTTAAGATAAAAGATGTTAGAGCTAGAATTATCTTTACTATCTTTATTCTTTTTGTCTTTCGATTAGGTGCCCATATCACAGTACCAGGGATCAATGTTGAAAACTTGAAAGCCCTAAGTGATTTACCATTCTTGAACATGATGAACTTGGTTTCAGGTAATGCCATGCAAAACTATTCGTTATTTGCTATGGGGGTGTCGCCTTATATCACAGCTTCAATCATTGTTCAGCTTTTACAAATGGATATTTTACCTAAGTTTGTGGAATGGTCAAAACAAGGGGAAATTGGACGTCGTAAGCTAAACCAAGCTACACGTTACATCACCCTCGTTTTAGCTATGGCTCAATCAGTTGGTATTACTGCTGGTTTCCAAGCAATGAGCTCAGCCAATATTGTGCAAAATCCAAATTGGCAAACATATTTGATGATTGGTATTATCTTGACAACAGGTTCCATGGTTGTTACTTGGATGGGTGAACAAATCAATGAAAAAGGATTTGGTTCTGGTATCTCAGTAATTATCTTTGCGGGTATCGTTTCAGGTATTCCAAGTGCTATTCACGAAGTTTACACAGAGTGGTTTGTAAATGTACGTCCAAGTCAAATTCCAATGTCATGGGTTATGGTTGGTATCTTAGTAATTGCTTCAGCCTTGATTATTTACTTTACAACGTTTGTACAGCAAGCTGAGCGTAAAGTCCCAATTCAATACACGAAATTGACACAAGGTGCGCCAACAAGCTCATATTTGCCACTACGTGTAAACCCAGCAGGTGTTATCCCTGTTATCTTTGCGGGTTCAATTACAACTGCTCCTGCAACTATTTTACAGTTCTTACAACGTGCTCAGGGGAATAATGTGGGATGGCTTAATACGTTACAATCAGCCCTTTCTTACAACACTTGGACAGGTATGTTGCTCTATGGTTTACTCATCGTCCTCTTTACTTTCTTCTATTCATTTGTACAAGTTAATCCAGAGAAGATGGCAGAAAATCTGCAGAAGCAAGGGTCATACATTCCATCTGTTCGTCCAGGTAAAGGGACTGAAAAATATGTTTCAAGCTTATTGATGCGTCTAGCCACAGTAGGTGCCTTATTCCTTGGCTTTATTTCGATTGTACCAATTGTTGCCCAAAATATATGGGGATTGCCAAAAATCGTTGCCTTGGGAGGAACGTCTCTCTTGATCTTGATTCAAGTTGCTATCCAAGCAGTTAAACAGTTGGAAGGCTATCTATATAAGAAAAATTACAAGGGATTCATGGATAATCCAATTGAAAATTAA
- a CDS encoding adenylate kinase — MNLLIMGLPGAGKGTQAEFIVKNYGVNHISTGDMFRAAMKNETEMGKLAKSYIDKGALVPDEVTNGIVKERLAQDDIKASGFLLDGYPRTFEQAEALDKMLVELGIKLDAVINIEVNPDILVERLSGRYICRTCGATYHKLFKPTKVEGTCDVCGGHDLYQRADDVPETVKNRLEVNIKESAPILKHYTDLGLVKSVDGGQAMEKVTEDIKAVLG, encoded by the coding sequence ATGAACTTGTTAATCATGGGCCTACCAGGTGCTGGTAAAGGTACACAGGCAGAATTTATCGTAAAAAACTACGGTGTCAATCACATCTCAACAGGAGATATGTTCCGTGCAGCGATGAAAAATGAAACAGAAATGGGCAAATTGGCTAAATCTTACATCGACAAAGGAGCTTTGGTACCCGATGAAGTAACTAACGGAATCGTTAAAGAACGTTTGGCACAGGACGATATCAAGGCATCAGGCTTCCTACTTGATGGCTACCCACGTACATTTGAACAAGCAGAAGCTTTGGATAAAATGTTAGTAGAACTCGGCATTAAGCTTGATGCTGTTATCAATATTGAAGTGAACCCAGATATCTTAGTAGAACGCCTCAGCGGTCGCTATATCTGTCGTACGTGTGGTGCAACCTACCATAAACTTTTCAAACCAACAAAAGTTGAAGGCACTTGTGATGTTTGTGGTGGACATGATCTTTACCAACGTGCTGATGATGTACCAGAAACTGTTAAAAACCGTTTAGAAGTAAACATCAAAGAATCTGCACCTATCTTGAAACACTACACAGATCTTGGCTTAGTTAAGTCAGTCGATGGTGGACAAGCTATGGAAAAAGTAACAGAAGATATCAAAGCCGTGCTCGGTTAA